Proteins co-encoded in one Psychromonas sp. L1A2 genomic window:
- a CDS encoding sensor histidine kinase: MTVHQSTNNPSLETESYVGELQQLRAQANYMGQLYNELPSGLIVIDGNGIVGQANRVAVQLLGEPLENMRWSDVIKRSFSPKNDDGHEISLKNGRRIQLSISSLEGQPGQLILLTDLTHTRQLQEHVATLKRLSSLGKMVASLAHQIRTPLSAAMLYGANLANKTLNESSRLRFQGKLMNRLQDLETQVNDMLLFARSGEQKIVEEVSVATLLEQVQEASDAMISNVEGNLQCKLPDPDLFILANKNALTSAMTNLISNAVEATGKGAQLYISAVQRGHDKLEISVMDNGPGIEKQRLAKVMEAFYTTKSQGTGLGLAVVQGVVQSHKGSVEVKSEVGKGSCFTLVLPLHRIGSKTNQFNAQMNKVIGA; the protein is encoded by the coding sequence ATGACAGTTCATCAATCAACAAACAATCCATCATTAGAAACAGAGAGCTATGTCGGTGAGCTTCAGCAGTTACGTGCTCAAGCCAATTACATGGGGCAATTGTATAATGAGCTACCTTCTGGGCTTATTGTCATAGATGGTAACGGTATTGTTGGTCAAGCAAATCGAGTTGCCGTGCAATTATTAGGTGAGCCATTAGAAAATATGCGCTGGAGTGATGTCATTAAGCGTTCATTTAGCCCTAAAAATGATGATGGTCATGAAATATCGTTAAAAAATGGCCGTCGTATTCAATTATCAATTTCTTCTTTAGAGGGCCAACCTGGCCAGCTTATTTTATTAACGGATTTAACACATACCCGTCAATTACAAGAGCATGTTGCAACCTTAAAGCGTTTATCTTCTTTAGGGAAAATGGTGGCTTCATTAGCACACCAAATCCGCACTCCATTATCTGCTGCTATGTTGTATGGCGCAAACTTAGCTAATAAAACACTTAATGAAAGTTCTCGTTTACGATTTCAGGGTAAGTTAATGAATCGTTTGCAAGATTTAGAAACGCAGGTAAACGACATGTTGTTATTTGCTAGAAGTGGTGAGCAAAAAATAGTTGAGGAGGTCTCTGTTGCCACATTGTTAGAACAAGTGCAAGAGGCAAGTGATGCGATGATCTCTAATGTTGAAGGTAACTTACAATGCAAGTTGCCTGATCCTGATTTATTCATTCTAGCGAATAAAAATGCCTTAACTAGCGCGATGACTAATTTAATATCCAATGCAGTTGAAGCAACGGGTAAAGGTGCTCAACTCTACATTAGTGCGGTTCAGAGAGGGCACGATAAATTAGAAATATCTGTTATGGATAATGGCCCAGGAATTGAAAAACAACGTCTAGCCAAAGTGATGGAAGCTTTTTATACCACCAAGTCACAGGGTACAGGATTAGGTTTAGCTGTTGTACAAGGGGTTGTCCAGTCACATAAAGGTAGCGTAGAGGTGAAATCTGAAGTGGGCAAAGGTAGCTGTTTTACACTCGTATTACCGTTACACCGTATTGGTAGTAAAACTAATCAATTTAATGCTCAAATGAATAAAGTGATAGGAGCTTAA
- a CDS encoding sigma-54-dependent transcriptional regulator — protein MLNAKSQGKLLVVEDDAGLREALIDTLLLAGYDCEEVDSAESALVELNNAKVNNACYDLVISDIQMGGMSGLTLLKNIKNKYPEIPVLLMTAYATIDDAVKAIRDGAIDYLAKPFSPEVLLNQVSRYAPVYKVSSRTPVFGDSSTAALFKVADKVAATDASVMITGPSGSGKEVLSRYLHDKSSRKDEAFVAINCGAIPDTMLESTLFGYEKGAFTGAIQACPGKFEQAQNGTILLDEITEMPLELQVKLLRVLQEKEVERLGSRKTIKLNVRVLATSNRDLKKAVEAGTFREDLYYRLNVFPLQWLPLQQRKGDILPLAEHLLAHHAMEQSSAIPVLSEQAKQRLSSYAWPGNVRELDNVMQRALILSSSQTIGCDALILEDQQFEHILQSVSDDTSFDEKSEADSSAFTTDVIKHAAECVPVVDSVIKNTPINTIPTTQPIIEEVLGQGLKQQEQKIILDALQTCRGKRKDVAELLGISPRTLRYKIARMKEQGIALPV, from the coding sequence ATGTTGAATGCTAAATCTCAGGGTAAATTGTTAGTTGTTGAAGATGATGCTGGTTTACGTGAGGCTTTAATTGATACGTTATTATTAGCGGGTTATGACTGTGAAGAAGTTGATAGTGCAGAGTCTGCATTAGTTGAGCTTAATAATGCGAAGGTCAATAACGCTTGCTACGATTTAGTGATTAGTGATATTCAAATGGGTGGTATGAGTGGCTTAACGCTATTAAAAAATATTAAGAACAAGTACCCTGAAATACCTGTTTTATTAATGACGGCTTATGCGACTATTGATGACGCTGTTAAAGCAATTCGTGATGGGGCAATTGATTACCTTGCTAAACCCTTTTCACCGGAAGTTTTATTAAATCAAGTTAGTCGTTATGCGCCTGTTTATAAGGTGTCGTCACGCACGCCTGTTTTCGGTGATTCGAGTACGGCGGCTTTATTTAAAGTGGCTGATAAAGTCGCTGCGACTGATGCATCGGTTATGATAACTGGCCCAAGTGGGTCAGGGAAAGAAGTGTTGTCGCGCTATTTACATGATAAATCATCGCGAAAAGACGAAGCTTTTGTTGCCATTAACTGTGGTGCAATTCCAGATACTATGCTCGAATCTACTTTATTTGGGTATGAAAAAGGGGCCTTTACTGGTGCAATTCAAGCGTGCCCTGGTAAATTTGAACAAGCACAAAACGGGACTATTTTATTAGATGAAATCACTGAAATGCCACTAGAGCTTCAGGTAAAATTATTACGTGTTTTACAAGAAAAAGAAGTCGAGCGTTTAGGCTCTCGTAAAACCATTAAATTAAATGTACGAGTGTTAGCGACAAGTAACCGTGACCTAAAAAAAGCAGTCGAGGCAGGCACTTTTCGTGAAGATTTATATTATCGTCTTAATGTATTCCCATTACAGTGGTTACCATTACAACAACGCAAAGGCGATATTCTTCCACTTGCAGAGCATTTGTTAGCACATCATGCGATGGAGCAATCATCGGCTATTCCTGTGTTATCTGAACAAGCGAAGCAACGTTTATCCTCTTATGCTTGGCCTGGCAATGTACGTGAACTTGATAATGTCATGCAGCGCGCATTGATTTTATCGAGCAGTCAAACCATTGGTTGTGATGCATTGATTTTAGAAGATCAGCAATTTGAGCATATTTTACAGTCAGTGAGTGATGATACTTCTTTTGATGAGAAGAGTGAGGCTGATAGTTCTGCGTTTACTACCGATGTTATTAAGCATGCAGCTGAATGTGTGCCAGTAGTGGATAGCGTCATAAAAAATACCCCTATAAATACTATTCCTACAACTCAACCCATTATTGAGGAAGTATTAGGGCAAGGCTTAAAACAACAAGAGCAAAAAATCATTTTAGATGCATTGCAAACTTGCCGAGGTAAACGCAAAGATGTCGCTGAATTATTAGGAATTAGCCCTCGTACTTTACGTTATAAAATTGCACGTATGAAAGAACAAGGTATCGCATTGCCTGTTTAG
- a CDS encoding Fe(3+) ABC transporter substrate-binding protein — MSIQKGLTILLAGASVLTSSMSFAAEEVNVYSYRQPFLIEPMMKEFTAETGVKVNVLFAKKGLIERIKREGELSKADLMLTSDFSRLALFTEDGLAQPVESDVLDKNIPSKFHGATKEWFALTSRARTIYSSVERVGPTPNITYQDLATPAFKGKVCMRSGKHPYNISLLASIIAHEGEAKAKTWLEGLKANLARKPQGNDRAQVKAVKEGLCDYALTNSYYLGKMLNDPKQVSWAEAVHINFPNQATTGTHVNVSGISLAKYAPNKENAIKLMEFLSGDVAQGMYAEINYEYPVKEDVKPSKLVASWGEFKQDDIKLSDIAAQHKTAIKLMDEVKFDL; from the coding sequence ATGTCTATTCAAAAAGGTTTAACTATCTTACTTGCAGGTGCGTCTGTGCTAACAAGTTCAATGTCTTTTGCTGCTGAAGAAGTGAATGTTTACTCTTACCGTCAACCGTTTTTAATTGAACCAATGATGAAAGAGTTCACTGCTGAAACAGGCGTCAAAGTAAATGTTTTATTCGCTAAAAAAGGCTTAATTGAACGCATTAAACGTGAAGGAGAGTTATCTAAAGCTGACCTTATGTTAACGTCAGACTTCAGTCGTTTAGCTTTATTTACTGAAGATGGCTTAGCGCAACCAGTTGAGAGCGATGTGTTAGATAAAAATATCCCAAGTAAATTCCATGGTGCGACAAAAGAATGGTTTGCATTAACTAGCCGAGCTCGTACTATTTACTCTTCAGTTGAGCGTGTTGGCCCTACACCGAATATTACGTACCAAGATTTAGCAACACCTGCTTTTAAAGGCAAGGTATGTATGCGTTCAGGTAAACATCCTTACAATATCTCGCTATTAGCATCAATTATCGCTCATGAAGGCGAAGCTAAAGCAAAAACATGGTTAGAAGGTTTAAAAGCTAACTTAGCACGTAAACCACAAGGTAATGATCGTGCTCAAGTGAAAGCAGTTAAAGAAGGTTTATGTGATTACGCATTAACTAACAGCTACTACTTAGGTAAAATGTTAAACGATCCTAAACAAGTTTCTTGGGCTGAAGCCGTTCACATTAACTTCCCTAATCAAGCAACTACGGGTACACACGTAAATGTAAGTGGTATTTCTTTAGCTAAATATGCTCCTAATAAAGAAAATGCAATTAAGCTGATGGAATTTTTATCGGGTGATGTAGCACAAGGAATGTATGCTGAGATTAACTATGAATATCCTGTTAAAGAAGACGTAAAACCTTCTAAATTGGTTGCATCTTGGGGCGAGTTTAAGCAAGACGATATCAAATTATCTGATATAGCTGCACAACATAAAACGGCTATTAAGTTAATGGATGAAGTGAAATTTGATCTCTAA
- a CDS encoding ABC transporter permease: MISKSSYLYKLLPWAVTCILLCPIIAIFLSAFVIDESGSFSHLIDTVLLTYISNSILVILFVVLLSILFAMPCAWFVACCDFPSREKLQWALMLPLAMPPYIIAIVYTDLLDFTGPVQLALRELFSWQSIDDYYFPDIRTIFGASVILALSLFPYLYLLLRSAFLTQSAGLFQAARTLGLSPIQAFWRVSIPLSRSAMAVGVSLIAMETLGDFATVNYFAVHTLTTAIYDTWLELGSLTTAAKISSMMLLAIVVLISLENYSRRKQQVYQRNSNGSVDLRFTLTGWKKWGVLGFTWSLVSFSLFIPIATLVYYAVHYFTESLNDDLINYTMNSLWLAFLVAILALAVALIVNFYQRLSPGFAAKSAIRLSSLGYAVPGTVVAIGVLIPLTSFDLLLNDFLLSWDLPPVGLILSGSLVILVLGYLVRFSAIAVGSVDSSLVQVSPSLELASRTLGNGPIKTLWRVNIPLIKKGMLTAFILVFIEAMKELPAALLLRPFNFETLATYVYQFVSDEMIEYAALPALMIIALGLIPFIVVNRLLEKKR, translated from the coding sequence TTGATCTCTAAGTCTTCATATTTATACAAGTTACTGCCTTGGGCGGTAACTTGTATTTTGTTATGTCCAATCATTGCTATTTTTTTAAGTGCTTTTGTCATCGATGAAAGTGGTAGCTTTTCACATCTTATTGATACCGTTTTACTCACCTACATTAGCAATTCCATTCTCGTTATTTTATTCGTTGTTTTACTGAGTATTTTATTTGCGATGCCTTGCGCTTGGTTTGTCGCTTGTTGTGATTTCCCTTCTCGTGAAAAACTCCAATGGGCGTTAATGCTGCCTCTGGCGATGCCGCCTTATATTATTGCTATCGTTTATACCGATTTATTAGATTTTACCGGACCAGTACAACTTGCTTTACGGGAGTTGTTTAGCTGGCAGTCTATTGATGATTATTACTTTCCTGATATTCGCACCATTTTTGGTGCTTCTGTCATTTTGGCGTTATCACTTTTCCCTTATTTATATTTGTTATTACGTAGTGCTTTTTTAACGCAATCTGCAGGCTTGTTTCAAGCGGCTAGAACACTGGGTTTATCTCCAATCCAAGCATTTTGGCGAGTCAGTATTCCTCTCTCTCGTTCTGCTATGGCGGTCGGTGTTTCATTAATTGCGATGGAAACCTTAGGTGATTTTGCGACGGTGAATTATTTTGCTGTGCATACTCTAACCACTGCAATATACGACACTTGGTTGGAACTCGGAAGTTTAACTACGGCTGCCAAAATATCTTCAATGATGTTATTAGCTATTGTGGTTCTTATCTCTTTAGAAAACTATAGTCGCCGTAAACAACAAGTTTATCAACGTAATAGTAATGGCAGTGTAGACCTTCGTTTTACCTTAACCGGTTGGAAGAAGTGGGGCGTATTGGGTTTTACTTGGTCTTTAGTCAGTTTTTCGCTGTTTATTCCTATTGCTACTTTAGTATATTATGCCGTTCACTATTTTACAGAGTCGTTAAATGATGACTTAATTAATTATACGATGAACAGTTTATGGCTCGCTTTTCTCGTCGCTATCTTAGCGTTAGCAGTTGCACTCATTGTTAATTTTTATCAACGTTTAAGCCCCGGGTTTGCTGCTAAATCAGCGATACGCTTATCTTCTCTTGGTTATGCCGTACCTGGCACGGTCGTTGCGATTGGTGTTTTGATACCGTTAACCAGTTTTGATTTATTGTTAAACGATTTCTTATTAAGTTGGGATTTACCTCCCGTAGGCTTAATACTATCAGGTTCATTAGTTATTTTAGTACTTGGTTATTTAGTACGCTTCAGCGCAATTGCGGTAGGCAGTGTGGATAGTAGTTTAGTGCAGGTTTCACCTTCTCTGGAACTGGCTTCTAGAACATTAGGCAATGGACCTATTAAAACATTGTGGCGAGTTAATATTCCTTTAATTAAAAAAGGTATGTTAACCGCATTTATTTTGGTATTTATCGAAGCAATGAAAGAGTTACCTGCCGCGTTACTTTTGCGCCCATTTAATTTTGAAACATTAGCAACTTATGTTTATCAATTTGTTTCTGACGAAATGATAGAATACGCAGCATTGCCTGCTTTGATGATAATCGCATTAGGCTTAATTCCATTTATTGTTGTGAATCGTTTGCTGGAGAAAAAGCGTTAA
- a CDS encoding ABC transporter ATP-binding protein produces MSALKIENLSCSYQKTAVLEALDLTLNDNEIVCLLGESGCGKTTLLRAVAGLQTELTGKISIRQKVLNDEKTYTPPEQRKIGLIFQDYALFPHLNVFDNVAFSLTNKLSKAEKQQRVDSVLSLVQLSELAKRFPHQLSGGQQQRIAIARALAYQPELMLLDEPFSNLDQHVRFQLINEIRQLFKQHQMSALFVTHSKEEGFAFADRIALMQAGKIVQIDTAQKLYRQPNSAYVADFMGQSNYIDVTVVDKFSYQGCFGLLGSNSVIEHSIGKQLRLLLRPEHINIVPDLNGLAMVKQVDFQGAMQQITVQFNQQSFIVRHSNHCNDCLQFEVGDKVTLTVLNHDFVTFESETNTE; encoded by the coding sequence ATGAGTGCGTTAAAAATTGAAAACCTCAGTTGTTCATATCAAAAAACAGCTGTTTTAGAAGCCTTAGATTTAACTTTAAATGATAATGAAATAGTGTGTTTACTGGGTGAGAGTGGCTGCGGGAAAACAACATTGCTAAGAGCTGTTGCCGGCTTACAAACAGAACTAACAGGCAAAATTAGTATTCGACAAAAAGTGTTAAACGATGAAAAAACTTATACACCACCAGAGCAAAGAAAAATAGGGCTGATCTTTCAAGATTATGCACTTTTCCCGCATTTGAATGTATTTGATAATGTGGCTTTCTCACTGACTAATAAGCTCTCTAAAGCAGAGAAACAGCAGCGTGTTGACAGTGTTTTATCATTAGTTCAATTGAGTGAGTTGGCTAAACGCTTTCCACATCAGTTATCGGGTGGGCAACAGCAACGTATTGCTATTGCACGAGCTCTCGCTTATCAACCTGAATTAATGTTATTAGACGAACCCTTTTCTAACTTAGATCAACATGTTCGTTTTCAACTTATTAATGAAATCCGCCAACTATTTAAACAACATCAAATGAGTGCATTATTTGTCACCCACTCGAAAGAAGAAGGTTTTGCTTTTGCGGATCGTATTGCATTAATGCAAGCGGGAAAAATTGTACAAATAGACACGGCACAAAAATTATATCGCCAACCTAATTCAGCGTACGTTGCGGACTTTATGGGGCAATCAAATTATATAGATGTCACTGTCGTTGATAAATTCAGTTATCAGGGCTGTTTTGGTTTATTAGGCAGTAATAGTGTCATTGAGCATAGTATTGGTAAGCAACTGCGTTTATTGCTTCGTCCTGAGCATATTAATATTGTGCCTGACTTAAATGGTTTAGCGATGGTTAAACAAGTCGATTTTCAAGGGGCAATGCAACAAATTACGGTTCAGTTTAATCAACAGAGTTTCATTGTTAGGCATAGTAATCACTGTAATGATTGTTTACAGTTTGAGGTTGGTGATAAAGTCACTTTAACGGTCTTAAACCATGACTTTGTAACCTTTGAGTCTGAAACTAATACTGAATAA